The Desulfobulbus propionicus DSM 2032 DNA segment TCGGGGATCTCGATGTTCACCGGCGTGGTGTTGTCCTGATTGTCATGGACAACGAAGCGCAGGTCGCCGGTAACCTCGCCGAGCACCTCGCAGGCCACCTTTTCCCGCGCGCAGATCGCCTGGAATCGCTCGATGTTCTCCGGGCTGATCAAGAGGCCGACCCGTTCCTGGTATTCGGCCACATAGATCTCCAGCACCGACATGGTCGGGTCGCCGACGCGGATGTTGCGGATCTCCACTCGGCCGCCGGCGTGCTCGACCAGTTCCTTGAGCACATTGGCCGGGCCGCCGGCGCCCTGGTCGTGGATGACGTCGATCAGGCTCAGGTCGCCCATCTCGTTGCAGGCGCGGATCACCCGGTTCATCTTTTGCTCCATCTCGGCGTCGCCGCGCTGCACCGCATTGAAATCGAGTTTGGCTTCGTTCTCGCCCTGCATCATCGACGAGGCCGCGCCGCCGCCGAAGCCGACCCGGTAAGCCGGGCCGCCCACCTGGACGATGAGCATGCCCTTGAGCGGCTGCTTCTTCTCGGTATGGCGGTCGTCGATCTGGCCGATGCCGCCGGTGAACATGATCGGCTTGAGAAAGCCCCAACGCTCGCCGGTCGAAAGCCGCAGGTCGAAGCTGCGGGTGAAGCCCTGAATCAGCGGCTCGCCGAACTTGTTGCCGTAGTCCGAGGCGCCGTTGCTGGCCTCGATCTCGATCTCCAGGGCGGACGCCAGGGTGTCCGGACAGGCGTAGGCGTTCTCCCATTCCAGCTCATAGTCGGGGATATGCAGGTTGGCCACGCAGTAGCCGGCGGTGCCGGCCATGACCAGACCACCGCGGCCGGTGCCCTGGACGTCGCGGATGCGGCCGCCGGTGCCGGTTTCAGCGCCGGGGAAGGGGGCGACGCCGGTGGGGAAGTTATGGGTCTCGGCGGTGAGCAGTGGGTGATAGCAGACCGTGGCTTCACTCAGCGGCGACGGTTCGCCCGGTCGCGCAGGCAGGAGCGTGGTCAGGGTGCAGCCCTCGATAACGCTGGAGTTGTCCTTGAAGGCCACCTTGCTGCCCTTGGGATGGGCTTTGAGGGTGTCGGTGACCACCTGGAACAGGGTCCGGTCGTAGTGTTGGCCGTCGATCACCTGCTTGCCGCGGAAAAAGCCGTGCCGCGAGTGCTCGGAGTTGGCGTTGTTGAGATCCATGATCTCGACAATGGTCGGGTTGCGGTCGCAACGCTTGACGAAATAGTCGTAATACAGCTCCCGGTCCCATTGGTCCATGGAGATGCCGGGAATGTCGAGCAGGCCGTCCGGCCCCTTGGACTGCAGATCGACCTCGTAGACCGGCTCCGGCACGATGCCGGTCTCGAAGGTGGTCAGCGGCTGGGCATAGACGCACTCGGTCATCCGGTCGTGATTTTGAGCGATGAAGGTGTCGATGGCCACGTCCTCGGGCACCAGAGAGCGGCGGGAGCGCTCTACCCGGGTGACCACGTCCAGGCCCACGGCCCGACAGATGGACACCATGTTCGAGGACCAGGCGGTGGCGAAGTTGAGCCGGGGGCCGATTTCGACCACCCGCTCACCGACAAGCTGCGGCTCAAAGGTAACGGTGTCGAGGAGGAAGCCGTCGGCCAGGATCAGGCGCAGCCGCTCGACCTCCGCAGGCGTCAGCGCACGGCTGGATTCGATGTTAAAGCAGTAGGCGAAGTCGGGTTTGACCTGACGATGGAGTTGGATGACGTGGGAAGGCATGAATGGCAATGTCCTTAGATGTTGAAATCGGAGAAGGGTAAAAATGTGCTGCCCACCGTGAAAGAACGACGAGTATGCAGCTGAAAATTGTTCTGCTTATAACAACGCGCGGAAATCTTCAACCGAAAGCCCCGCTTGTTTGAGGATATGTGCCAAGGTGGATCGCTTGAGGGGCGTATGCGCCGGGATCGTCAACTTGAGCACTTCGGTGCGGGTGTGTTTTTGCAACCGGATATGGCTCCCTCTCTGCCTCACCACAACCCAGCCGTCCCGCTTCAAGGCCGAGATGATCTTGAAATAAGAAAGACTGGGAATGAGGTTCATATCGCAATCTCGAGGAGTTGGGCGTTCGGAGCAACGAGAGCATCGTCTTCGATGGGTTCGAGATACAAGGCTATAGCTTCCTTGATGTTGGCCAGTGCCTCCTCTCTGCTGTCGCCTTCACTGATGCACCCGGGGAGACTGGGGACGTAGACGGTGAAGCCACCTTCCTCGCTTGGTTCAAGAATGACCTGAAGTTTCATGTACATCTCCCTGAGAAGAATGAAATGGATAGGAACATGTCACACTGACGCCATCCATGCACGTAACTTTAGCATGCGCGGTTGCATTTTTCCGCTCCAAAGTGGGATGATCATGCCCGTTTCTCATGCTTGCATCGACTTGGCCAGGGAGAGTGGTCATTAAAAAAGGCTGCATGATTTGAAGTAAAATAAGGCGGATCACGGCGGAAGATGGCCGCTAACTCCGGTTGGCGCTTGAATTCTTTATCAAGAAAGGTGCGGATGGCGCGCCGATCCCAGCCCTGGGGGTGGGGGAAATCGCAGTAGAGTGAGAGATCACCCTGGGAAAAGGTCGTGCCTGCCAGGGCCGTTGCCTCGGCGCCTGCGATAGGCATGTTGAAGATGGCCAGGTTGAGGAAGCTGATCTCCTGGTGGTGGCGTTGAACAAAGGCCAGGGTTTGGCGGGCTTCAACGGCGGATTCCGCCGGCGTGCCGAACAACAGATAGACATAGGTGGCGATACCGGCCTGATACAGGGCCGCGAGGACCTGTTCCACCAGGGCCAGGTCGATGCCCTTGTGCAGCCCATCCAACACCTGCTGCGAACCGGATTCCAGGCCGAGCTTGAGTAGCATGCAGCCGGAGGCATGCAACCGGTGGCAAAAGTCGACATCAGCCAGTTGCTCGTGAAAGCGGACAAAACCGTACCAGGGTGCTCCAGGCGGATTGTCGATTAGCGCCGACATCACAGCCGGACTGACGGCATTGTCGAGCAGGTGGATGAGGCTGGGTTGAGTGTGGCGGCACAATTGGTGCAAATGGGCCACCACTGTCTGCGGGTCAACAGGCTGATAGCGGCTCTGTTCGGCGGTCTCCGGGCAAAAGGTACACTTGTTCCAATAGCAGCCGCGCGAGGCTGCGTAGGGGAGAATCAGGCCGGGGGATAGGTAGTCGGCGAGCGATAGGCCGTCATAGTCGGGCGCGACATCATGGTGTTGGTGCGCAAGCCCCAGCAGGTCGAGCAGCGGGCCTTCGCCCGGCCCGGCGATGCACTGCGCCACCAGGCCGGCAAAGGGATTGGTCCAGCCGGGATGACGCATCCAGGAGGTGAGCAGGCCGCCGCCGAGCAGCAGGGGAATGTGCAGAAAGGTGGCGCGGAGAAAGCCGATCAGGCTGAAGCTGCACAGGGTCTGGCTGAGGTAGCAGAGCGAAATGCCGATAAATCGCGGCGCCTTGGCCGCGATCTTTGGCGCCAGGTGCTGCTCAAACCAGGGAAAGAAGAGGTTGGCGCGATACTCTTCTGCGGCCCTGAGCAGATCGCTGCTGGCCAGGGGATCGAGGCTGTTGTCCTCGTAGTTGGCCAGGCTAATCGAGAGTTCCGGCCGGGAGGCGACCGCCAGTTCCAGCACCCGGTTGATGTCGCGCACTGCCCGTTGATAGCGGTCGATATTGGCGTAGGTGGCGGGGCTGCGCAGAGCAGCGAGGTTGGCCTCGCGGTGCTTGAGGGCGCGGGTCGACCAGGTATCGACCGGATTCGTGGCTGAGCCCATCAGCCACAACAGGCCTTCCAGGTTGGCATCCACCAGGGTGCAATCGACCCCGTGCGCCCGCAGGCAGCCGGCCAGGGCGGCGATGCCCGCCGGCGGCTCGCCCGCCTTGGCCAGGGGCGGATGGATCAGCAGGATGGAGGTCATGGCGCAGGAGACACATCGCGGGCATGGCCCGCTCCCCTCATGTCGCCTATAGAAGGAGCGGGCCATGCCCGCGAACAGAAGCTAACGTGCAATGGGGCGGAACCGCTCACACCGATTCCCGCGTCTTGTGAAAGACGATGTCAGGAAAGAGTTCCTGGGTATGAGCCAGCCGCCAGCTGCCCTCGGCCAGGTAGGACAGGTGGCCTTCGGCGTCCAGGGCTAGATTGAACTGGTGTTTCTTCTCGAACTCGCGCAACTGCTGCTTGTTGTCGCTGGAGACCCAGCGGGCCAGGGTGTAGCTGAGCGGCTCATAGGTGGCATCCACCCCGTACTCGTCCTTGAGCCGGGTCATGGTCACCTCGAACTGCAGCACGCCCACCGCACCGAGGATGTAGTCATTGCCCACAATCGGGCGGAATACCTGCACCGCTCCTTCCTCGGCCATCTGCAACAGCCCTTTCTGCAGCTGCTTCATCTTGAGCGGATTTTTCAGCACCACCCGGCGGAAGTGCTCGGGCGCGAAGTTGGGGATGCCGGTGAACTTGAGCTCTTCCTTGTCGGTGAAGGTGTCGCCGATTTTGATGGTGCCGTGGTTATGGATGCCGATGATGTCGCCGGGATAGGCCTCGTCGACATGGGAGCGCTCCTGGGCCATGAACACGGTGGCATTGCTTAAGGAGATCTCCTTGCCCAAACGGTGGTGCATGACCTTCATGCCCCGGGTGAACTTGCCCGAGCAGATGCGGAAGAAGGCGATGCGGTCGCGGTGGGCCGGGTCCATGTTGGCCTGGATTTTAAAGGTGAAGCCGCTGAAACTCTCCTCGCTCGGATCGACCATGCGGGTGGTGGTGGCGCGCGGACCCGGCGGGGGCGAGAGTTCGACAAAAGCGTCGAGCAGCTCGCGCACGCCGAAGTTGTTGATGGCGCTGCCGAAGAACACCGGCGTTTGCCCGGCCTTGAGATAGTGCTCGTACTCGAAGGGGTTGGCCGCCCCCTGCAGCAGTTCAATATCCTCGCGCAGTTTGTTGGCGGCAAAAACACCGACCAGTTCATCGAGCATGGGATCGGCCAGATCCTGCACCACGATGCAGTCCTCGGGCCGGGTGTCCTGGCTGGGGGTGAACAGGGTGATCTGCCGACGGTGCAGGTCGTAGACGCCCTTGAACCCCTTGCCCATGCCGATCGGCCAGCTGAGCGGCACGCATTCGATCTGCAGCTTCTCCTCGATGTCGGCCAGGATGTCGAGCGGCTCCATGCCGTCGCGGTCGAGCTTGTTGATAAAGGTGATGATCGGGGTGTTGCGCATCCGACAGACCTCCATCAGCTTGGTGGTCTGGGCCTCGACGCCCTTGGCGCTATCGATCACCATCAGGGCCGAGTCCACCGCAGTCAGCACCCGATAGGTGTCCTCGGAGAAGTCCTGGTGACCAGGGGTATCGAGCAGGTTGATTTCGTAGTCGCGGTAGTTGAATTTCATCACCGAGGTGGTCACCGAAATGCCGCGCTCGCGCTCGATGGCCATCCAGTCGCTGGTGGCGTGAACCGCAGTCTTGCGCGACTTGACCGCGCCGGCCATCTGGATGGCGCCGCCGAACAGCAACAGCTTTTCGGTGAGGGTGGTCTTGCCGGCGTCGGGATGGCTGATGATGCCGAAGGTTCGTCGTTTCTGAATCTCTTTGTGGTATTGACTGCTCACGTTGGGCTTGTTGATCAGGGATTGCTCGGTGCGCCGGCCACGATGGGCGGCGCGCAAAAAAAAAGGGCCGGAATCCGGCCCGATCACGGAAAAACCATATCTATATAATAGATTTGCCGAACTTTGTCCAACCTAGAATGTGTTTTGTCGCGGGGATTCTGGACCCGTTGCTCATGGACCAACCGTTAACTTGCGGCCGGCTGCGGGGCGGGTAGGGGGCGCATGATCAGGTTTTGCATGCTCAGGACCACCATCCGGCTGGATTGGGTCAGGAAACGGTTGACCATCAGCAGTCTGGTAACATCCTGTTCCCGGATCGCCCGCTGGGCCACCGCCCCGGCGCAGGAGCGGAGAAACTGTTTGTCGGCCTCCTCGACGCCCTGGAATAGAAGCCGCAGTTCTTCCTCCTGCACCTCTGCCCGGGATTCGGCCGCTATCCCTTCAATGGTCCGCCACAGGTGGGCCAGCCGGTCACGGAATTCGCCATGGGCCTTGAGTAGAAACGGGTTGTCTTCCTGGCCAATATCCTCGATTTCCGATCGCAGCTCATACAGATTTCGCACCACGTTCATGGTACTGCGGCTGGACCGGATAATCGGCTCCAGCTGTGCCGCTTCCTGGGGATCGATGGCCTCGGCTTGTATCCGGGCATAAAAGGTGAAAATTTCAGCATGCAGGCGTTCCAGATCCCCGTAGGTGAGCGGGGTGTCGGCAACGCCGCTGGATGGCGGGGGTAAGGCCGCCAATCCGCTGCCCGCCGCGCGCAGACCGTAGCGGATACCGAGATAGCGGATGGACAGCAGCAGTTGATGGAGCACCTCGTTGCGCAGGGCGGCTAGAGCAGCTTCGGGAACCTGGGGTGGGGTGTTGTGGATGTAGCGGGTGAGCACGGTCTGTTGTTCGGGAAAGAAACGATGCAGCAAGTGAACCAACACCGAAATCCAGGGAAAGAAAAGCAGCACGCCCAGGACATTGAACAGGGTGTGGAACAGGGCGATGGCCAGGACGGGGTTGTCGCCGAGAGCGAACAGGTCATGGATGATCCAGGACATCGGCGACAGCAGGGGCACGACCACCACGGCGGTAACCGCATTGAAAATGAGTGAGCTGGCAGCGGTCTGTTTTTTCGCCGGAATACCGCCGATGGCGCCCAGGAGCACCGTGATCGTGGTGCCGACGTTGGCCCCGATCACCAGGGCCGACCCCTCGCGAAAATCAATGATGTTGGAGAAAAGGGCGGTGAGGATGATGGCGATGGTGGCGGAACTGGACTGCATGGCCGCAGTCAGCACGACGCCGGCCAGGACATAGACCCACAGGCCCACGTCTGGCAGAAAGGACAGGTCGACCGCGGCGGCAAAGGCTTCGACGCTGGTTTTCATGAAGTCCAGGCCATGGAAGAGAAAACCAAAGGCGGCCAACAGCTTGCTGACGTTGACATACCGGCTGGAGCCGGAAAAAAAGATCAGCCCCAGGCCGCCGATGCCGATCAACGGCAGGGCAAAGACGTCGATTTTGAACTGAAAGCCTACCAGGGCGACGATCCAGGCGGTGCAGGTCGTGCCCACCATGGCGCCCATGAGCACCGCGATCGCGTTGGCCAGCGTCATCAGGCCGGCGCCGACAAAGGCGAGCACCATCAGGGACACGGCGGAGCTGGACTGAAGGATGGAGGTGGTGACGAAACCGGTCAGGAGGCCTTTGAGGCGGCTGTCGGTGAAGCGGCGGATCAGGGTCTTGAACGAGCGGCCGGCGAGCAGTTTGACCGATTCCTCCATCATGAACATGCCGAACAGAAAAATTCCCAGTCCGGCAAGGAATTTCCAGCCATCAAACAGTGTCCACATGACAAACCTCCAGGGAGGGGGTGAAGCGTTCCCGAACGCCGGGCAATCTGCGGTACCTGACCAGATTTACCCCAGAGCTGCGGTAGCGGCTGGAGCGGGCATATGCTGTTGACAGCGTCTTCCTGATCAGCCCGGCCTCCTTGCGCCGCTGGCCGGACAGCCAAAAAAAAGGCCTCTTTTCCGGAGAAAAGAGGCCTGGTGCGTTCTGGCTCCCCGGGACGGACTCGAACCGCCGACAGGGTGGTTAACAGCCACCTGCTCTACCGACTGAGCTACCGAGGAATGTGCGTTGAAAGGATGACGGCGCGTTGAGCAACCGTCCTCATTTCGAGAATGGCTAAATAGCACAGAGTCGACTGGGCGTCAAGAAAAAGTTGCGTCCTGAGCCGCGGTCTGCTCCGGCGGTGATGCCTGGTCGAGCGGCAGCCGGATATCGACAATCAGCCCGTCCTGGTCGGGGGCGTTGCGGAAGTGCAGCAATCCGCCATGCTGCCGGATTGCGTGATGGGCAATGGCCAGCCCCAGTCCGGTGCCGCCCGTGTTGCGGTCCCTGGCCTCGGCCACCCGGAAAAAGGGTTCGATGAGGTGGGGGAGTTTGTCTTCCGGCACGCCTGGACCGTGATCCCGTACGCGGATGACCGCCTGCGCGTTTGTCGTTGAGCTGTTTTTCCGGGTAAACAAACAGACCTCCACGCGGCTGCCTGACCGGGTGGAGGTGGCGCCGTTGCGGATGATGTTTTCAATGGCCTGCCGCAGCAGTTCAGGGGAACCGGGCACCGATGCCTCGGCCACCTCGCCGACCACGACCCCCTTGCCCAGGTGACGGGTCTCGAAATCAACATCCTGGGCGACGTCCCGCACCAGTTCGGCGAGGGCGACCCTGGGCGTGTTGGCGTCTATGGTGAAGGCCTCGCTGCGAGTCAAGGAGAGCAGTTGGCTGATCAGGTTGTTCAAGCGTTCGGATTCACGGCCGATTCGGTCCAAATTACCATCTTCCTCGGCCTGGAACCGCTTTCGTGCCAGCTCCAGGGCCAGGTTCAGCCGAGCCAACGGGGAGCGCAGTTCGTGGGAAATATCGCGCAACAACCGTTTCTGGTTGTTGACCATTTCTTCCATCTGTTCGGCCATGTGGTCGAAATCCCTCGCCAGATCGCCGATTTCGTTGCCCGCCTCGCCCAATGAGGCGCCCACCCTCGCCGAGAGATCGCCGCCGGCAATCTGGCGGCTGATGCGGCGCAGTCGTTCCAGGGGGGCGCTGAAGGATCGGGCCAGCAGATAGCAGATGGTCCCGGCGACAGCGAGAAACACCACCAGGCGCAGCCATTGGCCTCGGCCGAAGAAAGGAGGGTGCGGCGGCGGCTTCGGCAGAGGTTGCGTTGGCCGTCCTGGACCATTGTCGGGGAAAAAGTCTGGCCGGCCCGGGGGTGGGCCGTCCAGGCCCGGAGGTGGGCCCAGACGGTGCAAACCGATCACCGCGTAGGAGGCTCCGTCCGGGGCACGCAGCCGCTGAATCACCAACAGTTCCCGACCGTCGTCCCGAATGAGAGGTTGGTCGCCCGCGACGGCGGTATCGGCCAAGCGGACAAGCTCGGAGGGGAGGGCGGGGTCGACGGGCACGACGGTGTCGCCGGCGCGTAGATACAGTCGGGTTCGCATCGACGCCTGGATTTCCTCGACATACAGGTTGAACGCTCGCTCGCCACGGTGCTGGCGCATCACCTGTGCGGCCTGGCCCATCAGCACGATCGAACGGGCGATGCTGGCCTGCATCTGACGATGGAAATCGTGGCGGAAGGAATCCACCGACCGGCGGGACAGGGAGTACATCACCAGGCCGCTGATCACTCCGGTGAGAAGGATGGTCAGGGAAAAACTGAGCAGGAGACGGAAGAAGATGCTGCGCATGTCCGATCGGTTGGGGGGTTAGGGGCAGATGTACATGTAACCGACACTGCGCACGGTTTTGATTCGTTCAATGCCGTTGACGTTGCGGCCCAATTTCTTGCGCAGACTGCTGATGTGGACATCGATGCTGCGGTCGAACAGCTCCAGTTTGCGGCCCAGCGCCTCCATGGCCAGCTCCTCGCGGTTGACCACCTGGCCGATCCGTTTGAGCAGGGCATGGAGCAGGGCGAATTCCACCGTGGTCAGCGGGATTTCGACGTCGTGCCGCCAGACGGTCCGGGTGCCAGGATCAAGGACGATGTCGTCGGCAAGCAGCTTGCCGGGCGCGGTGCGCCGGTTGCCCAATCCGTTTTCGCCTCGACGTTGGATGGCCCGGATCCGGGCCACCAGTTCACGCGGGTTGAAGGGCTTGGGCAGGTAATCATCGGCCCCCAATTCCAGGCCGACGATCCGGTCGACTTCATCGCCCCGGGCGGTCAGCATCAGCACCGGGACCGTGGACGCTTGCCGGATCTTGCGCAACAGGTCAAAACCGTTGAAGCCGGGGAGCATGACATCGAGAATCAGGAAGGAATGATCGCCGGCGAGAGCGGTCGTCAATCCCTGTTGGGCCTCATGGCAGGCCGAGACGGCAAACCCCTCCTGTTCGAGGTATTCGGTCAGGAGGTCGCACAGCTCGGTGTCGTCGTCGATGAGCAAGATCCGCATGGAGGAGCGCCAGATGTTCAAGGTGATTCAATTGAGATGGAACTCGTCAACCATAAAGCCTCCCTGTGCCTGTCGGTTAGGCAATTTACAAAAATTTACAGTTTTTTTTCAGATGGAAACGATAACACTTCGAAAAAATAAGGATATTTCATCAGGATACAGCGGAAGGAGGGATCTGTCGTTGTCCGTGGACATTTGCATCGGCCGCTTCTCTGCCGGAAAAGAGCAGCCTTCGATTATTGAGTCTTCACTCCCCGGCATTGCCGCCGGGGAGTTTGCCCTGCTTCAGGGGAGCTGACGCCACCAATCGGACGACGTTTCAAGGTCGGCGCAGCAGCAGTGCCACCCATTCATCCTGGTAGCGGCGATCAAGCGATGCACAGCCAAGGTTGCCATAGACCCCGAGGATATTGGCCTCCTGCCCGCCGCGAAGAATGCCGGCCAACACCAAGTGGCCGCCGGCAGCGGTCAGGGCGGCTAGTGCCGGTGCCATGTCCACCAGCACGTCGTGGACGATGTTGGCGCAGACCAGGGGAAAGCTGCCCTGAATCTGTGTCACCGGTGTGGCGCTGACCTCGATCCGCCCCGCGAGTCCATTCTTTTCGATGTTTTCTCGCGCCACGGCCACCGCATCCGGATCGTTGTCGATGGCGATCACTCGCTTGGCGCCGAACCGAGTTGCCGCCATGGCCAGGATGCCGGTGCCGGTGCCCACGTCCAGGGCCTCTTGCGGCTGAATCGACTCCATGCTGCCTTTGATCAATTCAAGCG contains these protein-coding regions:
- a CDS encoding B12-binding domain-containing radical SAM protein, producing MTSILLIHPPLAKAGEPPAGIAALAGCLRAHGVDCTLVDANLEGLLWLMGSATNPVDTWSTRALKHREANLAALRSPATYANIDRYQRAVRDINRVLELAVASRPELSISLANYEDNSLDPLASSDLLRAAEEYRANLFFPWFEQHLAPKIAAKAPRFIGISLCYLSQTLCSFSLIGFLRATFLHIPLLLGGGLLTSWMRHPGWTNPFAGLVAQCIAGPGEGPLLDLLGLAHQHHDVAPDYDGLSLADYLSPGLILPYAASRGCYWNKCTFCPETAEQSRYQPVDPQTVVAHLHQLCRHTQPSLIHLLDNAVSPAVMSALIDNPPGAPWYGFVRFHEQLADVDFCHRLHASGCMLLKLGLESGSQQVLDGLHKGIDLALVEQVLAALYQAGIATYVYLLFGTPAESAVEARQTLAFVQRHHQEISFLNLAIFNMPIAGAEATALAGTTFSQGDLSLYCDFPHPQGWDRRAIRTFLDKEFKRQPELAAIFRRDPPYFTSNHAAFFNDHSPWPSRCKHEKRA
- a CDS encoding type II toxin-antitoxin system HicB family antitoxin; this translates as MKLQVILEPSEEGGFTVYVPSLPGCISEGDSREEALANIKEAIALYLEPIEDDALVAPNAQLLEIAI
- a CDS encoding type II toxin-antitoxin system HicA family toxin, with product MNLIPSLSYFKIISALKRDGWVVVRQRGSHIRLQKHTRTEVLKLTIPAHTPLKRSTLAHILKQAGLSVEDFRALL
- a CDS encoding peptide chain release factor 3, with protein sequence MSSQYHKEIQKRRTFGIISHPDAGKTTLTEKLLLFGGAIQMAGAVKSRKTAVHATSDWMAIERERGISVTTSVMKFNYRDYEINLLDTPGHQDFSEDTYRVLTAVDSALMVIDSAKGVEAQTTKLMEVCRMRNTPIITFINKLDRDGMEPLDILADIEEKLQIECVPLSWPIGMGKGFKGVYDLHRRQITLFTPSQDTRPEDCIVVQDLADPMLDELVGVFAANKLREDIELLQGAANPFEYEHYLKAGQTPVFFGSAINNFGVRELLDAFVELSPPPGPRATTTRMVDPSEESFSGFTFKIQANMDPAHRDRIAFFRICSGKFTRGMKVMHHRLGKEISLSNATVFMAQERSHVDEAYPGDIIGIHNHGTIKIGDTFTDKEELKFTGIPNFAPEHFRRVVLKNPLKMKQLQKGLLQMAEEGAVQVFRPIVGNDYILGAVGVLQFEVTMTRLKDEYGVDATYEPLSYTLARWVSSDNKQQLREFEKKHQFNLALDAEGHLSYLAEGSWRLAHTQELFPDIVFHKTRESV
- a CDS encoding response regulator transcription factor, whose translation is MRILLIDDDTELCDLLTEYLEQEGFAVSACHEAQQGLTTALAGDHSFLILDVMLPGFNGFDLLRKIRQASTVPVLMLTARGDEVDRIVGLELGADDYLPKPFNPRELVARIRAIQRRGENGLGNRRTAPGKLLADDIVLDPGTRTVWRHDVEIPLTTVEFALLHALLKRIGQVVNREELAMEALGRKLELFDRSIDVHISSLRKKLGRNVNGIERIKTVRSVGYMYICP
- a CDS encoding ATP-binding protein, with the protein product MRSIFFRLLLSFSLTILLTGVISGLVMYSLSRRSVDSFRHDFHRQMQASIARSIVLMGQAAQVMRQHRGERAFNLYVEEIQASMRTRLYLRAGDTVVPVDPALPSELVRLADTAVAGDQPLIRDDGRELLVIQRLRAPDGASYAVIGLHRLGPPPGLDGPPPGRPDFFPDNGPGRPTQPLPKPPPHPPFFGRGQWLRLVVFLAVAGTICYLLARSFSAPLERLRRISRQIAGGDLSARVGASLGEAGNEIGDLARDFDHMAEQMEEMVNNQKRLLRDISHELRSPLARLNLALELARKRFQAEEDGNLDRIGRESERLNNLISQLLSLTRSEAFTIDANTPRVALAELVRDVAQDVDFETRHLGKGVVVGEVAEASVPGSPELLRQAIENIIRNGATSTRSGSRVEVCLFTRKNSSTTNAQAVIRVRDHGPGVPEDKLPHLIEPFFRVAEARDRNTGGTGLGLAIAHHAIRQHGGLLHFRNAPDQDGLIVDIRLPLDQASPPEQTAAQDATFS
- a CDS encoding Na/Pi cotransporter family protein produces the protein MWTLFDGWKFLAGLGIFLFGMFMMEESVKLLAGRSFKTLIRRFTDSRLKGLLTGFVTTSILQSSSAVSLMVLAFVGAGLMTLANAIAVLMGAMVGTTCTAWIVALVGFQFKIDVFALPLIGIGGLGLIFFSGSSRYVNVSKLLAAFGFLFHGLDFMKTSVEAFAAAVDLSFLPDVGLWVYVLAGVVLTAAMQSSSATIAIILTALFSNIIDFREGSALVIGANVGTTITVLLGAIGGIPAKKQTAASSLIFNAVTAVVVVPLLSPMSWIIHDLFALGDNPVLAIALFHTLFNVLGVLLFFPWISVLVHLLHRFFPEQQTVLTRYIHNTPPQVPEAALAALRNEVLHQLLLSIRYLGIRYGLRAAGSGLAALPPPSSGVADTPLTYGDLERLHAEIFTFYARIQAEAIDPQEAAQLEPIIRSSRSTMNVVRNLYELRSEIEDIGQEDNPFLLKAHGEFRDRLAHLWRTIEGIAAESRAEVQEEELRLLFQGVEEADKQFLRSCAGAVAQRAIREQDVTRLLMVNRFLTQSSRMVVLSMQNLIMRPLPAPQPAAS